The DNA segment GAACGTGACGCTGACCAGCGAAAACGGAACGACCGTCGAGGCCTTCGCCGCCGGATGATCCACAACTGAGGCCGCGTACCCAATTCGGACCAGCACTCGACCTCGCCTACACTCGGTGGCGTGCCACGTGGTGACGGACGACTCAACCACGACCTGCTCCCCGGAGAGAAGGGCCCCCAGGACGCCTGCGGCGTCTTCGGCGTCTGGGCTCCGGGCGAAGAGGTCGCCAAGCTCACGTACTTCGGGCTCTACGCCCTCCAGCATCGGGGCCAGGAATCCGCGGGTATCGCGGTCAGCAACGGCTCCCAGATCCTCGTCTTCAAGGACATGGGCCTGGTGTCCCAGGTCTTCGACGAGACCTCGCTCGGTTCGCTCCAGGGTCATATCGCGGTCGGTCACGCCCGCTACTCGACCACCGGCGCCTCCGTGTGGGAGAACGCCCAGCCCACCTTCCGCGCCACTGCGCAGGGATCGATCGCGCTCGGCCACAACGGCAACCTGGTCAACACGGCGGAGCTCGCCGAGCTGGCCGCCGAACTCCCCAAGGAGAACGGTCGCGCCCTCAGGGCGGCGGCCACCAACGACACCGACCTGATCACCGCCCTGCTGGCCGGCCAGCGTGCCGCCGACGGCGAACCGGTGACCGTGGAGCAGGCCGCGCACGTGGTCCTCCCACAGGTCAAGGGTGCCTTCAGCCTCGTCTTCATGGACGAGAACACGCTGTACGCGGCCCGCGACCCGCAGGGCATCCGTCCGCTGGTCCTCGGCCGTCTGGAGCGCGGCTGGGTCATCGCCTCCGAGTCCGCCGCCCTCGACATCTGCGGCGCCAGCTATGTGCGCGAGATCGAGCCGGGCGAGTTCGTCGCCATCGACGAGAACGGCCTGCGCTCCTCACGATTCGCGGACGCGAAGCCCAAGGGCTGTGTCTTCGAGTACGTGTACCTGGCCCGCCCGGACACCGACATCGCCGGACGCAACGTCTATCTGTCGCGCGTCGAGATGGGCCGCCGCCTCGCCGAGGAGGCGCCCGCCGAGGCCGACCTGGTGATAGCGACGCCGGAGTCCGGCACCCCGGCCGCCATCGGCTACGCGGAGGCGTCCGGCATCCCCTTCGGCGCCGGCCTGG comes from the Streptomyces sp. KMM 9044 genome and includes:
- the purF gene encoding amidophosphoribosyltransferase, producing the protein MPRGDGRLNHDLLPGEKGPQDACGVFGVWAPGEEVAKLTYFGLYALQHRGQESAGIAVSNGSQILVFKDMGLVSQVFDETSLGSLQGHIAVGHARYSTTGASVWENAQPTFRATAQGSIALGHNGNLVNTAELAELAAELPKENGRALRAAATNDTDLITALLAGQRAADGEPVTVEQAAHVVLPQVKGAFSLVFMDENTLYAARDPQGIRPLVLGRLERGWVIASESAALDICGASYVREIEPGEFVAIDENGLRSSRFADAKPKGCVFEYVYLARPDTDIAGRNVYLSRVEMGRRLAEEAPAEADLVIATPESGTPAAIGYAEASGIPFGAGLVKNAYVGRTFIQPSQTIRQLGIRLKLNPLKEVIKGKRLVVVDDSIVRGNTQRALVRMLREAGAAEVHIRISSPPVKWPCFFGIDFATRAELIANGMSIEEIGVTLGADSLAYISIDGMIEATTIAKPDLCRACFDGEYPMDLPDPELLGKRLLETELAAGTAAPAAVDAIRRP